TTCGACACAGGCGCTCATTTCACTCACCGAGAACTTTGATCGTCCCTTGTCTTAATTTTTCAAAAAGATCGAGCATCTTTTCTCTGATTTGTTCAGGTACGTTTCGTAGATAATAAGGATCATCAAAAGTGAAACTGATCACACCTTCTTTTATTCCCCATCGTTCACTGGTTCCAAAAGGTAATTTTCCCTGGTAAGCCCTTTTGAGAACATCGTAGATCGCCACATCTGCTTTTTTTAATACACAAGCCAGGATTGAATTTGGTGATAGATAGATGATGTTTGAGTCGACGCCAATAATATACCTACCAAACTCTTTTGCCTTTTGAATGGCACCGACACCTGTGCCGCCCGCAACCAAGAAAATTACATCAACGCCTTGTGAAAATTGCATCTGGGCTAATTCAGCACCCTTATTCGGATCTGCCCAACTTCCTGCCACAGAAAATAAGACCTCAATTTTCTCGTCAACATTCTTGGCGCCATTTTCATAAGCGGGCTTCATCTTCTCCATCATGGCTGGGTAGATATCACCTGCAATCATGCCGATTTTCAGTTCTTTGTTTGCCCCGCGAAGATCACTCTTTGTCACAAGACCTGCAAAATAACCTGCAAGGTATGCCATCTCTTCGTCCTTGAAGCCAAGTGAATAAACATTGGAGAGATTTGGAGCGATTCCATCTATAAGTGCAAATTTTTGATTTGGAAAGATTCTGGCTGCCTTTTCAACGCTTTTTGGCATTCCTTCCGTAAATGTCACTATCAGATCGTATGACTTGGTTGATGCAAGGCTGATCAACAAAGGTTCCCATTTAGCCGAATTGTAACCTCCTTCGATGACCTTCACATCGAATCCAAGTTCCTTCGATGCACGTGTCGCGCCTTCTACCATCATTTCATAAATTGCATTTCCACCCACTTCACCAGTTATCAAGAGTGCCACACTGTAACCTGTAACGATCACAGAAAAAATTGTTGTGATGAATACGATGATTTTCTTCACTTTCACTCACCTCTGTTGTAAAATCGTATTGGATGTAGCGAGAACCAAATATCCGAAATTATTTCGGTACTTTCCGAAAATATTTTACCACAGATTATCTCACTGTCAAATCTTTTGTTTATACTTTTGTTTTCAAAAATCAAATTATTATCATTGTTTTGTGGTATCATGTAATTACAACATTGCTTTTTGAGGAGCTGATATTATGCAAAAAGAGGATTTTGAAGTTTTCGTTCTAACCGACGAGAACAACGTTGACCATCATTTTGTGTTACTTGCCAAGATCGAGGACTCAGGTAAGGAATACTGGGTTTGTGAAGAAATAATGGTCGACGAAAAAGGTGAAATCACAGATTTTGGTGAAATCTATCCATTCCAGGTCAAAGAAGGCGAAAATGGAGATCTCTTCGTTGATTCTATAGAAACCGAAGAAGAGTTCGAGAGAGTCTCGGCGGCTTGGAATGAGCTCTTAGAGAAAGATGATGAACTAAGAGGTATGCTCGATGTTGAGGAGCACGAACATGAACACGACGAAGAGGAGGACAACTGATAACTTTGCAAAAAAGTTATTCAGTTGAATCGATTTACAGAGATCTAAAAGCCAAGATCGAGAGTGGACATTATTTGGCGGATAACAGACTGCCAGATGAAAAGCAGTTAGCAAATCTCTATGGTGTTGGCAGACAAGCTGTTCGAATGGCTATCGAAAAACTCGTAGAGGAAGGTGTCGTGAAGAGAGTCAAAGGTCACGGCACCTTTGCTATTTTCAAGCCAAAAAAACAATTATTGGGACTGATCGACGATTGTTGGACTTTTGAATTCATTCGAAAAAATCTCGCTAATGTTCCAAAAGAATACGACTATTTCAAAAAGAATATGCCTGCACTGTCATTTGAGATAACGTGGTATAA
The DNA window shown above is from Thermotoga profunda AZM34c06 and carries:
- a CDS encoding BMP family ABC transporter substrate-binding protein, whose protein sequence is MKKIIVFITTIFSVIVTGYSVALLITGEVGGNAIYEMMVEGATRASKELGFDVKVIEGGYNSAKWEPLLISLASTKSYDLIVTFTEGMPKSVEKAARIFPNQKFALIDGIAPNLSNVYSLGFKDEEMAYLAGYFAGLVTKSDLRGANKELKIGMIAGDIYPAMMEKMKPAYENGAKNVDEKIEVLFSVAGSWADPNKGAELAQMQFSQGVDVIFLVAGGTGVGAIQKAKEFGRYIIGVDSNIIYLSPNSILACVLKKADVAIYDVLKRAYQGKLPFGTSERWGIKEGVISFTFDDPYYLRNVPEQIREKMLDLFEKLRQGTIKVLGE
- a CDS encoding DUF1292 domain-containing protein, whose product is MQKEDFEVFVLTDENNVDHHFVLLAKIEDSGKEYWVCEEIMVDEKGEITDFGEIYPFQVKEGENGDLFVDSIETEEEFERVSAAWNELLEKDDELRGMLDVEEHEHEHDEEEDN
- a CDS encoding GntR family transcriptional regulator; amino-acid sequence: MQKSYSVESIYRDLKAKIESGHYLADNRLPDEKQLANLYGVGRQAVRMAIEKLVEEGVVKRVKGHGTFAIFKPKKQLLGLIDDCWTFEFIRKNLANVPKEYDYFKKNMPALSFEITWYKEKSRVCFERCFLDPIKNPMALKLLQSQDNIHPVDFCIQTLDSGVVEEHIELVKIPRALSKHLDLEDKNFVIRRTVFLSNHIGELFAFSLLYYHPSVQIIQIHRI